CATTAATTTTCCCGCCCGCTTTCTTTTTGATATTGTTGCAGCATGTCGCATGGcatttttccttgtttttatatgGACAGAAACATTTCGAGTCCTTGAGTTGAGTGAGTTGAGTCAGCAATTAAGTTTTTTTGGTGacttttttgtgtgcgtgtgtaggatCTGCAGCATCCCAACGAGTTTATCCGTGGATCCACTCTGCGTTTCCTTTGCAAGCTGAAAGAGCCGGAACTGGTCGAGCCGCTCATGCCCTCCATCCGACAGTGCTTGGAACACCGTCACTCTTACGTCCGACGAAATGCTGTGCTGGCCATCTACACTATCTATAGGTAAGCACCCATGTGAGAGAGATATGGGCAATACATGTGTGTTTGGTGAATGTAAAGCAGGGGTGTTCCTAGAAATTTGGCTTTGCTGGTCAAATAACCACCTCTCAAAAAAAAACACTGGTCATTTGACCAGCTGATGCAAAAAGTGTTGGTCATGCGGCCCAGTCGTGATTGATCCTTAAAAAATAGTTTGAACTATATCATATTTGTTGCTAATTATAATTTTCTCATATTGTTTAAACTTACTAATAACACGTATAATATATATGCTGCTTAAGAAATTATAAAAATCTTGAATATTTGGTATTGATTAGCTTTgtacattaataataataatgcaaacttttatacaTTGACTTtgcagaacattttgtttttgcttgCGTCAAACCGAAGCCATGGGAACTGGCGAAGCCAGTCTTGTACGAACCCACGGTCGGCCCCACTCTCTGAATCTACTTTCATTTCATCGGTTGCCGCGTTCTCTGTCTCATTCTCACAACCCCCTCCCTcacctgttttgttttgttcacatGCTGCTGCACTGCTCCATGAGGTGCTAAAAAACGTAAGCTTTCGATGCTTTGGGTcagtttttaacttttttttgcaAGACATGAGGATGACACACAGTCGATCGATGTTCGGGATGAGTTGGACAGTTTTGAATAAGAATTTCATTTCAAATTTAAGATTGATTTTGCTATTGACCGACGTGGTCACAGACCGGCTCAAGCTCAATTTTGTCGGACAATTGACCAGTTGAGCCCGAAACATGCCGGTCATTTTGGAGCTTTTGTCAGTCAAATGACCGAAAACCAACGCTAGGAacactttctttgtttagtggggcactGAGGGAGTCTCGGCAAGCCTCGACCCCCGTAAGTGGCCCCACTAAACCAAGAAAGTCTCTCGGGATTCCCAACGTGAGTTataaatagaacattgtgtaatctctatttaTCTGTTGGTTTATGTctgctttttgtgtgtctgtaaacCTGGTGAGGGCGACTGGCTTGTTTGCTGACTAAATCCATCAATCCAATTATCCAGAAGAGGTCATCTCTTCGCATGAATAAGTGTCTCTGTGTTTTCCAGCCTTCTGTGTTTCCTAGTCCTACTTGAAAATTACCCTCACAGTCAGTATAACCTAGACTAGTTAAAGCTGTATCAATGCACCTTGCCAGCAGGTGTTCAATGAGCAAATTTCCGGTGTTCAACTGAGATTAACACCGATAATCTAAAATATCACAGAATCTGTTACATTCTAAACCCagcttgattgaattacaatcaATGTTGGTTCTCATTCCCAAGACttactgtttgtttgcttacgCAGCGAAAAGCTGTTCTTTCAGCTTTACGCATGTTTCGGTGTCACATTTTTTAAGCTGTCTCTACTCCCACCAATGTAATGGACCTTCATGAAATTCTGCTTGATTACTCCTAATGATCATTATTCAATGTGTATCTTGAAATTAATCAGTTCTTGGTGTTAAGAATTGCACAAAGTAGAATTAGCACCCCACCCTGGTCACCCTACTTTGAGTTGGATGAATAAACAACTTTTGTTTTACCTGTGTGTTTAAGGATGTATGTGGAACATCAATAACCAGATTTGAATAAGCTTTAAGCTGTTTTATCTATTTGACTCCCGCCTTCTGTGACCAGCAGTAAAGAAGAACATGTGTTGATTTGTCTGAACAAGTGATGGTCAAatgaacattataagatgtttggtggcttgttgacagaccagcttttttgttggtccaaggggaccatatcgtcttttgtttcatctttatcgaccaaggccgaaggccgcagttgataaatatgagacaaaaggcgatatgctccccaaaggaccaacaacaaaatgctggtctgacgacaagccaccaaacatcgtttttgtcgtcattttggttgtgcaacaaaatgcacaataacccacagggagacgaatttttagaatccaactccgggccacaaagcatcgtcacagtagctcgagataacacgtcaaccttgtatgtgacgtcaaacgtagcttgttgacgcttttcttccagtctgaaaatgtacagagctgcgatcatacgtgcgAGTTcagttgagcatatttcttttctttttaagtatttatgacttttcgttgtggattttgcgattacagagataagttgcaaattgaccatgagtcgccgcggtaattatcaacattgattgggtctttgagagtgaatgcttacaatcgttgtcctcggaaacacaaatccaaagccgcgatggttccacacatcaaacaatcagcctgattggcttttactttgacaatccacgtttcacctgaaagctcaaacccattcaccacctcggtttattgcatggggaccatgagatttatttcccaggtgtttgtgaatgaaaactcgtgaaaatgcaTTATGTATTGTAAATTTGTATTGCTGCAAATTCAACTATCACAAGGAAAAAAGCTTGCAAACTTTCAAAAGAACTGATTGCCATCACCTGAACTGAACAACTTTTATTCAGAAAGAATTCCAATTATTCAACTTCAGTAACAGAGATAACTGACTCAAAACCTGCACCTCTCCTCTCCAGGCCTCTAGATTTAAAGAACACATCTTTGTACATTGTATAgctaaatcagtaaatgtttACCTGCATGTCCAGTCTAACAATATTAAATAATACCTTGGTGGTGGTACATAGATAAGTACTAAAGTTATCAAGAAAAATGTAGACATGTTACTCCTTACTGTATATatctgtataaaatataattctGTACAATTATGGATCATGATGAAATTAATCTGGTACAATTTCATACCATTTAGTTGTCAacagcacattttcagagtatATCACCGAATAAATTTACTGTTAATATTAGTAACACTAACAAGTAAATGATAATATATTACTCAAAACATTGCTCATAATTTACACATCTACATTGCCTCTCACCATGACAAATATAGAAAGACCGAggggagatacagagagagaggtagtgATAAAGCAAAAAAGATTGAGAGGGAGAATTTCAAAAACTTGCAATTCACAACCACATGCTCCAACCCCTTAACCCTGGCAATAGCAGAACATAagcagggcctagcattgtaagctgaactcactttttccaatgctaggccctgcaTAAGTGAAAACATTTCTTGATAACAACTGGCAGAGGCTGTACATAATCATGTCTTGATTTCACACTTCATGCACTGTAATAGGCCATTCTTTTCATCAAGTTAAATGTAGGGCTACAGTGCTGTATTCTGCCTTCTGTCATCCAGACTTAAACACCTCCTACTTGCACCTTGGAGAAGTAGACATTTTCAGAGCAGGAGGAAATCAGTTGTTGAATAGTGTCACTGTTTGAGTAGACAACTTCAACATTGACATTCCCTGATGCATACACTGCCACGCCTGGCTCAGGGTCAAAGTATCTCTTGCGGAACAAGAAGGGGTTGTTGTAGGGATCCAACTTGTGAAAGTTTCTCTTGCACACCTGTTGGCACGGGGACCCTTTCTTGCAAAGCACCAGGGTGACATAGTGCTTGTCGTAGTAGCTCCAGGAGTTAGCGAAGTAGAGACTCACGCCCATGTTGAAGACTGAGAGGGGTGGCAGCAGGACGTACTCCAGGTTGCCTGTTGATAACCTCGGGTTTGTGGTCGTTGGTGGTTGAGAGCTTGAACTGCCGGACATCTCCATCATGCTCTCCACAAGCAAATTGTTGGCTTGTGTAGTTTTCTTGTGGGTTTGCTGTGTTGCAACCATGTCCCAGGCACAGATGTGTAGAGCCTTGTCGGGTGTGTCCACATCACCGGCTGCTGACTGTGAGTTAGTGGCTGTGTAGTTCTGTCCAGTGCGGAGAGTGGTCATCAGGGCCTCCAGGTTGAAGCCAGGAAGTTTCAGGAGAGGCAGGGAACGAAGAAGCAAAGGACCCTTCCTTGAGACCTGCACTTCCATGGTCGCTGCAACTTTAAGGTCGTCTGCCACACCAACCTTGTCTGTGTCTGGAAGGAAATATTGACAACTCGTTTTAGGTTCTGCTTTTCTTGCACTTTTCAAATTTATTTGTGAGCTtgtacttaaaggcatatgtacgcgctcccgtgtttacaaagtgtagtttgcccataatcgatgtcaaacgcaccataagaccatataatgacgatacgtcaccatgcgcggaccataatacatgcattacagcttgttctagcctctgaaaaagtgaggatgtcaacaaagccgcggtgttagctcccttgcatcaacgttacatgtgttgccaaatctataaataggacgatccagatcaaaatgaaaattaacatatctcaacattgaaggggtcctagaccacaatattttgcagggaacttaatttagcatgtctccagctgttggtaaagtaATTAGCGTGTATactatagtcatcgagtacatatgcctttaagatcAAGTTGCCATTTAATGATTTCACACAAGAACATGAACCGGAATTGTCAGAAGGAAATGCAAGTAAGAGCTCCAAGTATAGATACTGATAGGTGCGTAATCACTAAAGCTCACTTCTGCTTGGAAAGCTAGTTGTCTTGGCTAGCTGCAGAGAGATTCTCATTCATCTCAAACATTTTAAATAAGACATCAGATTGTGTTTATTGCCTAACAACCATCTTGTCTCACTGATTACATCCCAGGAAGCATGTTAGGAAAAAGTAAAGAACACTCACAAGCTGTGAAGAAAGCAGCCGGTGTGGCCGAGTCAACGGGGAAGGTACCCGCAACAGGGCCGTTGGTTAGCCGGTAACTGCAGACAGCATGATAATTTCCTGGCGCGAGCTGAGCAGTGAAGGCGGCTGGATGGTCGCAGGATGATGAAGACATCGCAAAGTATTCGTGGAATGGGTTTGCCTTCTGAAGAACGCACAGCTCCGTGAAGTGTCTGGCCACAGGTGTGGGTAGAGTGGAGAGACTGTAGCTGTTGTTgccgctgtaagatgtgttaaCACTGCTGCCACTACTCTGGAGAAGGAAAGAAGACAGAACAAGTTGAGATTTGGTTGCAAAACGTTTTTGAATAAAGTGAGCTGTAAAGACGCTTTTATGTTTAGAATACATAGATCTACTCCCTGACATCACGATATAATACAGAACATGCTTCGATAATATTTAATTCTGAATTGAACCATTCTGAATACAGTCTACAAAATGAACACAGTAATGCCACCAATAAAAAGTTTGCTTTTTTTCTGACAAAATGAACACAGGCTAAATGCAATGCTTACTGTGTACATGTATAGATGTTGACATGTATTTTGCAGTCATTATTAACACTATTGCTGATAGTGAATCAATTGATACCATACTGGACTTTACCTGCATAGCCTTGCTGTGACCAGTGAGGGAATGGCAAGGCCTGTGTGGCTGCAGTTCTACTTGCCCTGTCATCAGTGTAGAACCTGAAAAGACAAGGAAAATGATATAAAGAAAAGTGGAAAATATGACAAAGCAAGTATTTCACTCACTGACTCAGCCAAATATTTCACTCAGTCATGTTTCGTTAAATGTCTTTACACTTGATTATACAGGGAAAACAGTATTcagaacattataagatgtttggtggcttgttgacagaccagcttttttgttggtccaaggggaccatatcgtcttttgtttcatctttatcgaccaaggccgaaggccgcggttgataaatatgagacaaaaggcgatatgctccccaaaggaccaacaacaaaatgctggtctgacaacaagccaccaaacatcgtttttgtcatcattttggttgtgcaacaaaatgcacaatcacccacagggagacgaatttttagaatccaactccgggccacaaagcatcgtcacaatagcacgagataacaaagtcaaacttgtatgtgacgtcaaacgtagcttgttgacgcttttcttccagtctgaaaatgtacagagctgcgatcatacctgtgagttcagtaagtgttgagcatatttcttttcttttaagtgtttatgacttttcgttgtggattttgcgattacatttacagagataagttgcaaattgaccatgagtcgccgcggtaattatcaacattgattgggtctgtgagagtgaatgcttacaatcgttgtcctcggaaacacaaatccaaagctaCGATGGTTctacacatcaaacaatcagcctgattggcttttactttgacaatccacgtttcacctgaaagctcaaacccattcaccacctcgagttattgcatggggaacatgagatttatttcccaggtgtttgtgaatgaaaactcgtgaaaatgatgacaacagtTTTTAAATCTTAACAGCAGTAGGTTTCCTGCAGATATGTTTTGAAAACCACTACAACAAAGTTACTAACAATTAGTATTAcaaggttttaaaaaaaataaacaaaatgtgaTTCTTGTATGAGCATGAGCAACACTTTGCAgcctaaaagtaaaacactacACTGTGAAAACTAATTACAAGTTGTGTGAAAAGAAGTATGTTTcactgtgttttgtttgtttttgcaggTTTCTTTTGAATACAGTAGCATCGTAAAAATAAAATTGGCATACTGATTTTAACTGAAAATGTGAAATGAGCTTGCATACATTTTCCAGGCAAAGGAAGTCTTTAGTTTATAAAACAAATGCATACCTGAGTAAATCGTGCACACTCCACTGATGACCACCTCGCTGAAGATGGGCAGCTGGTCGTTGTTCTGAACTGCTATGCCGTAGGCACTTACAGTCATCCGCTCCCCCGAACTGTTCGGAAGCAGAAACTTGGGCAGCACCACTCTGTCGGATTCAAACAGTGACGCCACTGACGGCATGTAGACGTGAAGAGTTTCTGCCCCATGCCCTTTGTGACAGTTGATGATGAGAATCAGTCGCTCAACACCGTCCCCAAACCCTTGAAGCTGAATCTCACACCTCTGTGCTGCGGGGTGTCGTCTTAGAATCTTGCTGTTCCAGAAGCGTTGTGTAGCTCTGCCAAACTTGTGAAGTTTTTCCTTCATCTTGAGGCTGGTTGGCTGAAAATGTGAACGAATGTAACTTGTATGTATGCTCGAACTGAAAgggcaaaaaaagaagaagaaaaaagtgttATCTCATGGTTGTCTGTAAATCACTTTTAGTTTTAGTAAATGACAAACTATTGCAGCACTTGGCTTATTTGGTTTCATAAAAGTGCataatcaaaagaataagaaacaGATTTCATTTCTGATTTAATTAAATTGTAGGTAGTTTTCTCTGGAAATGTTTTACCAATTTCAATAAAGCCGAACTCACTGGAAGTTGGAACATTTGTTTCATTTAGAGTTACTGCTGTCTGCCATTGAAGACCTGAACCCTTTCAGTTTCACTTTACTAATAAAACCAAAATTCTTAAATATAACAATAAGAGGAGAAATCTCACAGAAGTTTGAAATGATGGAATGAAACCGTGCTGACCAGCAGTAGCACTCACCTTTTCCACAGGTGGATATCTTGGTCGCGCTGTCAAGGCTTGAGGAAGGCCTGGCTGTCTCTGGAAGGAGCCGATCAAGTACTCTCTCTGAGCCTCAAGTTTGTCTCTCATGCTAACCACATCAAACATTTGAGATGAGACTGAGTGTCCACTTCCTGAGCTCATGGGACGCCAGTCTTTGTCAGTCTCATTAATATTAGTGTCAATGTCGTCGTCACAGCAAGGGAGACACTCTGATCCACTGTCGGGAGAACATGGAGGTGAATAACTGGGCTGGAATGCCAGATCCGCAGCAGCATTTTCGCGGCATGTGCTTGAACAAGGTGGCAGGAACAAAAACTCTGAAGAAACCTTAGTTTCCGATGGCGAAACCTCAGCTCCGGCGACATCCTTTTCGGAACAAGAGCTGCTGGTCAGACTGATGTCGGATAATGAGTAAACAGCCGATGATGAGTTTGACGCTGCGTCAGGATCAACAGTTTTTGCACAGTTGTCAATAAAATGGAATTGCGATGTTCGAGATCCATCATGACCAAACCGAAAATCGCTGCCAGAAAGAAAAGTCTGTTGCGCGTTGGTTTGCAGCCATGTTGATTCTTGACTTGCTGCCGTCATTTTCCAAGCGATTTGCTGAAGTCCGTTTGCTGAGGAGAAACAGTAGATTGTACAAGATCTTTGTAATGTATACTTGGCGAAGCCACGGACAACTCACGAAATAAGTGTcacattcatcatttgacagcGGGGTCCCGTTTCCACATGAGCTGTGAACAGATTCAGTGTGTGAGTCGTTTCATCGCGCTCTGTCCGCGAGTGGGGTTTTCGATTGGCGTTGCGTGATTTGTTATGGTCGCGGTGATTGGTGGGATCACTAAAAGGGGGCGGTTCAAACTTGTCACCAACACTGTTCAAAAACACGTGGTGAGCCTTGGCTTGATAGTACGAAGAGTGAAATATGTTTACATTTGCCgtccagaaagaaaaacaagtcgcgtgaagcgatatagaAACATTTGGTCAATCTGTCGGCATCAAACATATAGATCAACACCATAAAACAGTCATTGCCGAGACTATATTTAGATAGTGTCGACTAACGACCGAGACGGGTCATCGTAaaaacaacaggaacaacaactgCTACAAAACTGTGTTAACTTTGTGGTTGCTTCCAAATTAATTtcagattggggggggggggggggggggggggggggcattattAGGTTGGTGGAGCTACACTGAGTTTAACTTGATACAGACGTATAGATCTGGTCATTTTTATCAGGACACAAGCAGAAAAGaaagtatgagagagagagagagagagagagagagagagagagagagagagagagagaaagagagagagagagagagagagagagagagagagagagtgttacTAGGGGGAGGTGTGAGAAGAAAACATCAAACCGGCTGCAAGACGCCTGACCGTAACAATCaggtaggggagaccggggctagtccgcccccggggcacatccgcctttgtctgtttattcttacgtttgccaccttttagtcattcacaccatgtgggagtggtgtcccttcttcccgccatatcctgcagaagttcagaggttgcgcgcccatatatcgtgagtacagatcacaaaaagtgtttttcttcatttttgtaacatgaatgcataggagttgacttaggttttgatgcattacctctgagaacaaatacttagtcttggtgtcgagtgaaagtgcgttaattaaggtcgagttctgacaaaagttttgcttcttccttcccatgttgtgctcgttatctggcactagagttgcctgcccgtgcaggggcaagtccgcctatttgtcatggggcatgttcgccgtaagcagtatgtacaacaaatgttcatgcgcacataaaaactgtctgcacattgatatcagctacacatttgtcttgatgtaaaatacaaaaatcagtcttctagttcatcaaactcgccagttatgctaccaaaagcataaaagtagcataaaagtaggcggactagccccggtctcccctaacgtaattttgtgttacattctttcgtattttgtcattggcatttttgaacctaaatattgaagggaattaaaaaagaTTTGCcactaaagcttgcccactactagtcttgtacctactatgggatgagagcggcggacttgccccaccctgtaggcggacttaccccgacttcgggcaagttcgcctacgttagggtaggtctacttaaagcagtatgtacaacaaatgttcatgcgcacataaaaactgtctgcacattgatatcagctacacatttgtcttgatgtaaaataaaaaatcagtcttctagatcatcaaactcgccagttatgctaccaaaagcataaaagtaggcggactatccccggtctcccctattgAAAGCGGTGCCTCGATCCTCGAAACTAGTTCTCACTTTTTTGACGCCACGAAATTGGTTTGATCAATACTGCATCTTCAGATAAGAAGAATATGTTATCTTGAATTCTTTCTTATCTTCCGATGCAAATTCGTGTTTAGCGCATACTTCGCCAACCTCCCCTGTTCCTTTCCCATCCTTGATAATCTGCTGTCCCTGTAGTGCAACACGTGTTTGCAAGCTGTTCATCAATGTTCACACCAAGCTGGTCCGTAAAACGATCAAACGCTTTCAACCCCGCAGGACATGTGGTTTTACACAATCGCGGTGGGTTCGCAACCCTTCCTGCGTCTCACACCCCCTTCATCAAGGTAATTGTCCCCGTGGTtctaa
The sequence above is a segment of the Littorina saxatilis isolate snail1 linkage group LG3, US_GU_Lsax_2.0, whole genome shotgun sequence genome. Coding sequences within it:
- the LOC138961470 gene encoding uncharacterized protein, with the translated sequence MTAASQESTWLQTNAQQTFLSGSDFRFGHDGSRTSQFHFIDNCAKTVDPDAASNSSSAVYSLSDISLTSSSCSEKDVAGAEVSPSETKVSSEFLFLPPCSSTCRENAAADLAFQPSYSPPCSPDSGSECLPCCDDDIDTNINETDKDWRPMSSGSGHSVSSQMFDVVSMRDKLEAQREYLIGSFQRQPGLPQALTARPRYPPVEKPTSLKMKEKLHKFGRATQRFWNSKILRRHPAAQRCEIQLQGFGDGVERLILIINCHKGHGAETLHVYMPSVASLFESDRVVLPKFLLPNSSGERMTVSAYGIAVQNNDQLPIFSEVVISGVCTIYSGSTLMTGQVELQPHRPCHSLTGHSKAMQSSGSSVNTSYSGNNSYSLSTLPTPVARHFTELCVLQKANPFHEYFAMSSSSCDHPAAFTAQLAPGNYHAVCSYRLTNGPVAGTFPVDSATPAAFFTAYTDKVGVADDLKVAATMEVQVSRKGPLLLRSLPLLKLPGFNLEALMTTLRTGQNYTATNSQSAAGDVDTPDKALHICAWDMVATQQTHKKTTQANNLLVESMMEMSGSSSSQPPTTTNPRLSTGNLEYVLLPPLSVFNMGVSLYFANSWSYYDKHYVTLVLCKKGSPCQQVCKRNFHKLDPYNNPFLFRKRYFDPEPGVAVYASGNVNVEVVYSNSDTIQQLISSCSENVYFSKVQVGGV